A region from the uncultured Draconibacterium sp. genome encodes:
- a CDS encoding lamin tail domain-containing protein: MKPNLLKLLTYSFILFFSPVHAQEIWHESFSVPDKGVWGTGDENVIFSDFEGISSWSLNYEQVMLDNEDDYAKTVSTSGGRFECRDINGEVIWKSEVIDISAYKNTTIQLDANETGSGANETTKYLKAFYALDNGEEQAFETNGDNRGNWGQAVAQQSGFNGTTLQIVVYLNNHYASDKVILDEVIVSGEEKNPVIIKPGDLVLNEVLFNPVPDGEDYVEIYNNSEKEIPLNKLYLASRDNDMELTQVYALTSERKKLPPNEYLALTKDTLGVFPWFEIKCQECFLQMEKFPSFNNDDDYVVLLNSDMEIIDEFYYYEKMHSPIFYDREGIALERISCTQPTNEAQNWHSASTQSGYGTPGYQNSQIMNEEAQKISVTFQPEAFSPNNDGYNDTYSIDLLMDSPGYFCNILIFDTAGRRLCKLADNAVLGTHGQISWNGEDDAGNSLPTGPYIVMVEVFNTDGTVERFKDGVVLTDRFE; encoded by the coding sequence ATGAAACCCAATCTTCTAAAATTATTAACATACTCTTTTATCCTGTTTTTTAGCCCGGTACACGCACAGGAAATCTGGCACGAAAGTTTTTCTGTTCCCGACAAAGGCGTTTGGGGTACTGGTGATGAAAACGTCATTTTTTCTGACTTTGAGGGCATCAGCAGCTGGTCGTTAAATTATGAACAGGTGATGCTCGATAACGAAGACGATTATGCCAAAACGGTTTCAACATCAGGCGGACGGTTTGAATGCCGCGACATTAATGGCGAAGTGATCTGGAAATCAGAAGTGATTGATATTTCAGCTTACAAAAATACTACTATTCAACTTGATGCTAACGAAACCGGAAGCGGTGCCAACGAAACCACCAAATACCTGAAAGCATTTTATGCGCTCGATAATGGCGAAGAACAAGCTTTTGAAACCAATGGCGATAATCGAGGAAACTGGGGGCAGGCTGTTGCCCAACAATCCGGGTTTAACGGAACAACCCTTCAAATTGTAGTTTATTTAAATAACCATTACGCCTCCGATAAGGTAATTCTTGACGAAGTGATTGTTTCGGGTGAAGAGAAAAACCCGGTAATTATCAAACCCGGAGACCTTGTTTTGAACGAGGTACTTTTTAACCCGGTACCGGATGGTGAAGATTATGTGGAAATTTATAACAATTCGGAAAAAGAAATACCGCTGAACAAACTTTACCTTGCCTCGCGCGACAACGACATGGAACTTACACAAGTGTATGCGCTCACCAGCGAACGGAAAAAACTTCCTCCAAACGAATACCTGGCGCTTACCAAAGATACGCTTGGTGTTTTTCCGTGGTTCGAGATAAAGTGTCAGGAGTGTTTTCTGCAAATGGAAAAATTTCCATCGTTCAATAACGATGATGACTACGTGGTTCTGCTAAACAGCGATATGGAAATTATCGATGAATTTTACTACTACGAAAAAATGCATTCACCTATTTTTTACGATCGTGAAGGTATTGCACTCGAACGTATTTCATGTACACAGCCAACAAACGAAGCACAGAACTGGCATTCGGCATCTACACAATCGGGATATGGAACACCGGGCTACCAGAACTCACAAATCATGAATGAGGAAGCACAAAAAATATCAGTTACTTTTCAGCCGGAGGCTTTTTCGCCGAACAATGATGGTTACAACGATACATACTCTATCGATTTGTTAATGGACAGCCCCGGGTATTTTTGTAACATTTTGATTTTTGATACCGCCGGGCGCCGACTGTGCAAATTGGCTGACAATGCGGTTTTAGGAACGCACGGACAAATCTCATGGAATGGAGAAGATGACGCAGGAAACAGCTTACCAACCGGCCCCTATATTGTGATGGTTGAAGTTTTTAATACCGACGGAACAGTGGAGCGTTTTAAAGACGGAGTGGTTTTAACCGATCGATTTGAATAA
- a CDS encoding aspartate-semialdehyde dehydrogenase produces the protein MKVAIVGVSGAVGQEFLKVLAERDFPMDELVIFGSARSAGKTYEFKGKQLTVKELKHGDDFKDIDIALTSAGAGVSKEYAETITKHGAIMIDNSSAFRYDDDVPLVVPEVNAADSKNRPRNIIANPNCSTIQMVVALKPIEDMSKIKRVRVATYQAASGAGAQGIAELEEQTKEVVEGKPVTVNKFAHQLAMNIIPHIDVFLDNDYTKEEMKMNWETKKIMHTDAEVSATCVRIPVARAHSEAIWVETEGPLSAEAVTKAFEEFEGLTVIDNPAKNEYPMPLFVSGKDDVYVGRIRQDVTDPNSITFWCVGDQIKKGAALNAVQIAEWLVANGEVK, from the coding sequence ATGAAAGTTGCAATTGTTGGCGTGAGCGGCGCTGTTGGGCAAGAGTTCCTGAAAGTGTTGGCCGAGAGAGATTTTCCTATGGACGAGTTGGTAATTTTTGGTTCGGCACGTAGTGCGGGCAAAACTTACGAATTTAAGGGTAAACAGCTAACAGTTAAGGAGCTTAAGCATGGCGACGATTTTAAAGATATTGATATTGCATTAACATCTGCAGGGGCAGGCGTTTCGAAAGAATATGCCGAAACCATTACCAAACACGGTGCAATTATGATTGATAACTCAAGCGCATTTCGTTACGATGATGATGTACCATTGGTTGTGCCTGAGGTAAATGCAGCGGATTCAAAAAATCGTCCGCGCAATATTATTGCCAATCCAAACTGTTCAACCATACAAATGGTAGTGGCACTAAAGCCAATTGAAGACATGTCGAAGATTAAGCGTGTGCGCGTTGCCACGTACCAGGCGGCTAGTGGTGCCGGGGCGCAGGGAATTGCCGAACTGGAAGAGCAAACCAAAGAAGTTGTTGAAGGTAAGCCGGTTACGGTAAACAAATTTGCACACCAGTTGGCCATGAATATTATCCCGCACATTGATGTTTTCCTTGATAACGATTACACCAAGGAAGAGATGAAAATGAACTGGGAAACCAAAAAAATAATGCACACCGATGCTGAGGTGAGTGCAACTTGTGTGCGTATTCCGGTTGCCCGGGCACACTCTGAAGCCATTTGGGTAGAAACTGAAGGACCACTTTCTGCTGAAGCGGTAACAAAAGCTTTTGAAGAATTTGAAGGTTTAACAGTAATTGATAACCCGGCCAAAAACGAATACCCAATGCCGTTGTTTGTTTCAGGTAAAGACGATGTTTATGTTGGGCGTATTCGCCAGGATGTTACTGATCCCAACAGCATTACTTTCTGGTGTGTTGGCGATCAGATTAAAAAAGGTGCCGCACTTAACGCAGTTCAGATTGCTGAGTGGCTGGTAGCCAACGGAGAAGTAAAATAA
- a CDS encoding AraC family transcriptional regulator, which produces MKDKKGIDYVIDGFIGQRMVYLPGIVKKKILKDPRVYDLYITHIGIFPKALGHLRNRPIGSSQYILIYCVDGEGWVEIKGQRKILRANQLIIIPRKTACKYGAGTERPWTNYWLHYTGKHAGLYSPPLGQVIEIPPTNNSRIEERLVLFEEMLQNLEDYFQPEKVVYANICLKQFLSSVKYLEVYRSVKTHVENDVLKKVIGYMKNNLSNNIRMADLATICNCSSSNIYKLFKQNLDSAPQDFFIHLKMERARKYLMQTNLKVKEIAARLGYDDPYYFSRIFRKHIGLSPANYRKEEK; this is translated from the coding sequence ATGAAAGACAAAAAGGGAATAGACTACGTAATAGATGGATTTATCGGTCAACGAATGGTGTATCTTCCCGGAATTGTAAAAAAGAAAATTTTAAAAGATCCACGGGTGTATGATTTATATATTACGCACATTGGAATCTTTCCGAAGGCACTGGGACATTTAAGAAATCGTCCCATCGGAAGCAGTCAGTACATTCTTATATATTGTGTTGACGGAGAAGGCTGGGTAGAAATAAAAGGCCAGCGAAAAATTTTAAGGGCCAATCAGTTGATAATAATTCCGCGTAAAACAGCATGTAAATATGGAGCTGGCACCGAGCGGCCATGGACAAACTACTGGCTGCATTACACCGGAAAACATGCCGGATTGTATTCTCCGCCCCTGGGGCAGGTTATTGAAATACCGCCAACAAATAACTCGAGAATTGAAGAACGACTTGTGCTTTTTGAAGAGATGCTACAAAACCTGGAGGACTATTTTCAACCCGAGAAAGTAGTCTACGCAAATATTTGCCTGAAACAGTTTTTAAGCTCGGTAAAATACCTGGAAGTCTATCGATCGGTAAAAACCCATGTTGAAAATGATGTATTAAAAAAAGTAATTGGATACATGAAAAATAACCTGAGCAACAATATAAGAATGGCTGATCTGGCAACAATTTGCAATTGTTCATCATCGAATATCTACAAGTTGTTTAAACAAAACCTTGACAGTGCCCCGCAGGATTTTTTCATTCATCTGAAAATGGAACGGGCCCGGAAATACCTGATGCAAACCAATTTAAAAGTAAAAGAAATTGCTGCCCGTCTGGGCTACGACGACCCTTATTATTTTTCACGAATTTTCAGAAAACATATTGGACTGTCGCCGGCAAATTACCGAAAAGAAGAAAAATAA
- a CDS encoding substrate-binding domain-containing protein, translated as MQKRNQNVIPVLFLLFVFLPNWAFTQSKNTTEKPLKLVFITTCVHEDFFKPLKKGMAEAAELMNVECSFTGTEDVDAEAQAAMVTHAVKNGVDGIALNIIDPIAFDKVVEDAIAAGVPVVAFNVDDNKTPNARLSRVCQNLFVAGEELGKKVADEIPENSTVILTMHSEGISALEDRRDGIKKALQHKNIKWIEPITGIFGEESALVIADALKENPDAKAILCTGLADTEGAGIAIEKEDETKNLVAAGFDLSPTVLHHIKKGHLAFTIDQQPYMQGFLPVVQLTHYIRFGIVPSNNEIGASFVDKNNVDKVEKLIHEGYR; from the coding sequence ATGCAAAAACGAAATCAAAACGTAATACCTGTTTTGTTTCTACTTTTTGTTTTTCTTCCAAATTGGGCATTTACACAAAGTAAAAACACAACAGAGAAACCGCTAAAACTTGTTTTTATAACCACCTGTGTACACGAAGATTTTTTTAAACCATTAAAAAAAGGTATGGCCGAAGCCGCAGAACTAATGAATGTTGAATGCAGCTTTACTGGCACCGAAGATGTTGACGCCGAAGCACAGGCTGCCATGGTAACGCATGCAGTTAAAAATGGAGTTGACGGAATTGCTCTTAATATAATTGATCCAATTGCGTTTGATAAAGTGGTTGAAGATGCCATTGCCGCAGGCGTTCCGGTGGTTGCTTTTAATGTTGACGATAACAAAACGCCCAATGCCCGATTAAGCCGCGTTTGCCAGAATTTATTTGTAGCAGGCGAAGAATTGGGAAAAAAAGTTGCCGATGAAATCCCGGAAAACAGTACCGTAATCCTTACCATGCACTCTGAAGGAATTTCGGCTTTGGAAGACCGCCGCGATGGAATTAAGAAAGCACTTCAGCATAAAAATATTAAATGGATTGAACCAATTACCGGAATTTTTGGAGAAGAATCGGCGCTTGTAATTGCCGATGCTTTAAAAGAAAATCCTGATGCCAAAGCAATTTTGTGTACAGGATTGGCTGATACCGAAGGAGCCGGAATAGCCATTGAAAAAGAGGATGAAACCAAAAATCTGGTAGCCGCGGGTTTCGACCTTTCTCCAACAGTTCTTCATCATATAAAAAAAGGGCACCTGGCTTTTACCATCGACCAACAACCATACATGCAGGGATTTTTACCGGTTGTTCAACTAACGCATTACATCCGCTTTGGAATTGTACCCAGCAACAACGAAATCGGCGCTTCTTTTGTCGACAAAAACAATGTGGATAAAGTAGAAAAGCTGATTCACGAAGGTTACAGATAA
- a CDS encoding uroporphyrinogen decarboxylase family protein — protein MNSRERVLTAIAHKEPTKVPVDLGSNPSSGISAIAYSNLLKYLGKEHLPVQVYDVVQQLAQPHNEVLDLFGIDVLDIGRTFNETPAHWHPTTLANGNEAYYPKWFNPRQNEAGDWIANHSSGLPIAKMPGGATFFDQIHFPWVDAYPDDFSSLDDAMSKVLWAAFTHSPWDNSAMPGFWEELRKRAVSLKETSDKALMIVVGCNLFEWGTFIRRMDNFMMDLYLEPHNVERLLDALMERHMETLAKVCEAVGDVADIIRFGDDLGAMNGPFMDPEIYRQLFKPRHKQLCDYTKKNSNMKTFLHSCGSIYQLIPDLIDAGYDILNPMQTQCTDMQPEKLKKEFGKEVTFWGGGIETVGTLNAKSTDEVRAEVLTRLELLSKGGGYVFNTVHNIMPDVPPENIVAMFNAVKEFNGEK, from the coding sequence ATGAATTCAAGAGAAAGAGTACTAACGGCAATCGCTCATAAAGAGCCCACAAAAGTACCGGTTGATTTGGGGAGCAACCCAAGTTCCGGAATTTCAGCCATTGCCTATTCCAATTTGTTAAAATATTTAGGGAAGGAACATTTGCCCGTGCAGGTTTACGATGTGGTGCAGCAACTGGCACAACCACACAACGAAGTACTTGATTTATTTGGTATTGATGTACTGGATATTGGCCGCACGTTTAACGAAACACCTGCGCACTGGCACCCAACTACTTTGGCAAACGGCAACGAAGCTTATTACCCAAAGTGGTTTAATCCTCGGCAAAATGAAGCAGGCGACTGGATTGCCAACCATTCCTCGGGATTACCCATTGCAAAAATGCCGGGCGGTGCAACCTTTTTCGACCAAATTCATTTTCCGTGGGTAGATGCTTATCCCGATGATTTTAGTTCGCTCGACGATGCCATGTCGAAAGTACTTTGGGCAGCGTTTACTCACAGCCCCTGGGACAATTCCGCTATGCCCGGCTTTTGGGAGGAACTCCGAAAACGCGCCGTTAGTTTAAAAGAAACTTCCGACAAAGCACTAATGATTGTGGTAGGCTGCAACCTGTTTGAATGGGGCACTTTTATCCGCCGAATGGATAATTTTATGATGGATTTGTACCTGGAGCCACACAATGTTGAAAGGCTGCTGGATGCTTTAATGGAGCGCCACATGGAAACGCTGGCAAAAGTTTGTGAGGCGGTTGGTGATGTAGCAGATATTATTCGTTTTGGCGACGATTTGGGAGCAATGAACGGCCCGTTTATGGACCCCGAAATTTACCGCCAGTTATTTAAACCACGCCACAAACAACTCTGCGACTACACAAAAAAGAATAGCAACATGAAAACGTTCCTGCATTCGTGTGGCTCAATTTACCAGCTTATTCCCGATTTAATTGATGCGGGATACGACATTCTGAACCCGATGCAAACGCAGTGCACCGATATGCAACCCGAGAAATTAAAAAAGGAATTTGGGAAAGAAGTAACTTTTTGGGGTGGCGGCATTGAAACCGTTGGAACGTTGAATGCAAAAAGTACCGATGAGGTACGGGCTGAAGTATTAACACGACTTGAATTGCTCTCGAAAGGAGGCGGTTATGTTTTTAATACCGTGCACAATATTATGCCCGATGTTCCACCCGAAAATATTGTGGCCATGTTTAATGCAGTAAAAGAATTTAACGGAGAAAAATAA
- a CDS encoding sodium/solute symporter (Members of the Solute:Sodium Symporter (SSS), TC 2.A.21 as described in tcdb.org, catalyze solute:Na+ symport. Known solutes for members of the family include sugars, amino acids, nucleosides, inositols, vitamins, urea or anions, depending on the system.): MNLSTIDYIILIGYMLIIVGIGVFSGMKRKTKSSEGFFLAGRSLKWPLIGTALFAANISTIHMVGLAGQGFSDGLVWGNFEWSAPFLLIVLGLIFAPFYFKTHISTLPEFLERRYDRSTRTMLAVISLFTALFMHIGVSLFAGALVFENFFGIEKYTAIVVIAGATLIYSIIGGLKAVVLTEALQSGILIIGAGIMTILAMMALPEHGVSNFTELKAALKPGQLSMIHSHEASPLPWWAFWLGIPVLGLNYWCADQTIVQKVLGAKTLKDAQNGPIFAGFIKILPVFIMIFPGIFAYIILKDKIADADHTLPVLILNVLPVGLKGLMSAALLAALMSTIASALNSAGTLVSMDIVKQHRPDFSDKRLLYIGRITILLVIVIAIAWSPLIAKFPSIFEAINDLLAVFSPPISVVFIFGIMSKRGTPKAGHYTLVFGLTLALIAFCLDFEMIAGQRIITDVWGIHFMMKAFYLFILCTVFYFTVSFFTPAASPEVLEKMTMKKPLSFLTDGKITGITDPRIMAGILALVMIALYYFFR, from the coding sequence ATGAATCTTTCAACCATAGACTACATCATCCTAATTGGCTACATGCTAATAATTGTTGGCATTGGCGTTTTTTCAGGAATGAAACGAAAAACCAAATCGAGCGAAGGCTTCTTCCTGGCAGGCCGTTCGCTAAAATGGCCACTGATTGGAACTGCTCTTTTTGCAGCAAATATATCTACCATCCACATGGTGGGATTGGCCGGGCAAGGCTTTTCCGATGGACTGGTTTGGGGGAACTTTGAATGGTCGGCACCATTCCTTTTAATTGTGCTGGGTTTAATTTTTGCCCCCTTTTATTTTAAAACGCACATTTCAACCTTGCCTGAATTTTTAGAGCGCCGCTACGACCGGTCAACAAGAACAATGCTGGCTGTAATTTCTCTTTTTACAGCCTTGTTTATGCACATTGGCGTTAGTTTATTTGCCGGGGCTTTGGTTTTCGAAAACTTTTTTGGGATTGAAAAATATACCGCCATTGTGGTAATTGCAGGTGCAACACTTATTTACTCTATTATTGGTGGATTAAAAGCTGTTGTTTTAACCGAAGCGCTGCAATCGGGCATCCTGATTATCGGAGCCGGCATTATGACTATCCTTGCAATGATGGCACTACCTGAACATGGCGTAAGTAATTTTACTGAACTAAAAGCTGCTTTAAAACCCGGGCAGTTAAGTATGATTCATTCGCACGAAGCCTCACCGCTTCCCTGGTGGGCATTTTGGCTGGGGATACCGGTGTTAGGACTAAATTACTGGTGCGCCGACCAAACCATAGTGCAGAAAGTATTGGGAGCCAAAACATTAAAAGATGCACAGAACGGGCCAATCTTTGCGGGTTTTATTAAAATCCTTCCTGTTTTCATAATGATTTTCCCTGGGATTTTTGCCTACATCATTTTAAAAGATAAAATTGCTGATGCAGACCATACGCTTCCGGTTTTAATACTGAATGTACTGCCGGTTGGCTTAAAAGGTTTAATGTCGGCAGCGTTGCTGGCCGCGTTAATGAGTACAATTGCATCGGCACTAAACAGTGCCGGTACGCTGGTATCGATGGATATTGTAAAACAGCATCGGCCCGACTTCTCAGATAAACGTTTGTTGTATATCGGGCGAATTACCATCTTGCTGGTAATAGTAATTGCCATTGCCTGGTCGCCCTTAATTGCCAAATTTCCAAGTATTTTCGAGGCCATTAACGATTTGCTGGCCGTGTTCTCGCCGCCAATTTCTGTTGTTTTTATTTTCGGAATTATGTCGAAACGAGGCACACCAAAAGCCGGACATTACACCTTGGTATTTGGCCTGACTTTGGCATTAATCGCTTTCTGCCTCGATTTTGAAATGATTGCCGGGCAACGAATTATTACCGATGTTTGGGGCATTCATTTTATGATGAAGGCCTTCTACCTGTTTATATTGTGCACAGTATTTTATTTTACAGTGAGCTTTTTTACACCGGCGGCCAGCCCCGAAGTGTTGGAAAAAATGACCATGAAAAAACCATTGTCATTCTTAACCGACGGCAAAATTACAGGAATAACCGACCCACGGATTATGGCCGGCATACTGGCACTGGTTATGATTGCGCTTTATTATTTTTTCAGGTAA